The Primulina tabacum isolate GXHZ01 chromosome 16, ASM2559414v2, whole genome shotgun sequence genome window below encodes:
- the LOC142528925 gene encoding putative late blight resistance protein homolog R1B-16 encodes MAAYASLLSLGHILDQLLQYPPRQIAVLDKAQIHSLLENITFLQDFLEDFSLTRGDEIQALEEKIASSAYAAQDVIASRVVDQILEDSEAERRGRRSGIFSYLGYFKLCSRKMTLPCVLRSSTLLSQDLQKVVEEIGSIQKNVMKIKETEGIKIMEQPRKATTAGSFIRGASNSKNTMVGFDEDLIQIMEKLTGHRSNLWIISIVGMGGIGKTTLATNVYQNPLIVQHFQLQAWATISQQYNVHEIILALLKDVLGECRKEEEGEEVTQPTEDELGEQLYKHLCGRKYLIVLDDLWSIKCWNDIKRFFPDNNNGSRVMITTRLTKVADDFRSCTPHQLHFLDNDQSWTLFCDKVFGKESCPSELEEVGKTIVRNCGALPLAIVAISGLLAKSSRTVEYWLCVANDTYAALNVGGDELCLEILSLSYKNLPVHLKPCFLYMAIFPEDHKIRISRIVNLWVAEGILKPNRSRCLEEIAEDNLKDLIDRNLIKVHDYGSRNKIKTCTMHDLLRELGLREAQKEKFLCYTMTHSLNNHTRTFDNNHRLIRAQRSIREFTKLHTLQKVLKRGYICSDENIVGLVNSRIFDFKTRYFPYLLNNNLESISLLWNLQTVTIGGSLSETPINLPAELWEMPQLRHLKWEQGELYLPDPPRTNSRNGRRDIIVLKNLQTLCKIRNFRCTDEVVVRIPNLKKLGITYWLFPSGFGWDYYKVYNLAHLRNLQSLFFESEVNVPPNNLRFPRSLKKLTLRRCGLCWEDLTVVGSLPHLEALNLMDYAVKGRKWNPVEGQFLELKSLRICFTDLEEWIADSSHFPRLEKLQLESLFFLKEIPYGIGEIPTLRSISLSYCSDSTNSSAEKIKEEQQNFGNFDFHVLVRVC; translated from the coding sequence ATGGCAGCTTATGCATCTCTTCTCTCTCTCGGACACATTCTTGACCAGTTATTGCAATACCCACCGCGCCAAATTGCTGTTCTTGACAAAGCCCAGATCCATTCTCTGCTCGAAAATATTACTTTCCTGCAAGATTTTCTTGAAGATTTTTCGCTGACAAGGGGAGATGAGATTCAGGCATTGGAGGAAAAAATTGCAAGTTCAGCATATGCAGCACAAGATGTCATTGCAAGTCGTGTGGTCGATCAAATTCTTGAAGATTCTGAAGCTGAAAGGAGAGGGAGAAGAAGCGGGATATTTAGTTATTTAGGCTATTTCAAACTTTGTTCTAGAAAAATGACCCTCCCCTGTGTATTGAGGAGCTCAACTCTGTTGAGTCAAGATTTGCAGAAAGTAGTAGAAGAAATTGGTTCTATACAGAAAAATGTGATGAAGATCAAGGAAACCGAAGGGATAAAAATTATGGAGCAGCCAAGAAAAGCTACGACTGCTGGTTCATTCATACGAGGTGCTTCCAATAGCAAGAATACTATGGTGGGATTTGATGAAGATTTGATTCAAATCATGGAGAAACTCACCGGACACCGATCCAATCTCTGGATCATCTCAATTGTTGGGATGGGTGGTATTGGTAAGACCACGCTTGCTACAAATGTTTACCAGAATCCACTTATCGTGCAACATTTTCAGTTACAGGCTTGGGCTACAATCTCTCAACAATATAACGTGCACGAAATCATTTTAGCCCTCTTGAAGGATGTTCTTGGTGAATGTAGAAAAGAAGAGGAAGGTGAAGAAGTTACTCAACCGACTGAGGATGAATTAGGTGAACAGTTGTATAAACATTTGTGTGGTAGAAAATATTTGATTGTGTTGGATGACCTATGGAGTATCAAGTGTTGGAATGACATAAAAAGGTTTTTTCCAGATAATAACAATGGTAGTCGAGTCATGATCACTACGAGACTAACAAAGGTGGCTGATGATTTTCGCTCGTGTACCCCTCATCAACTACATTTTCTAGACAATGATCAAAGTTGGACTTTGTTTTGTGACAAGGTGTTTGGAAAAGAAAGTTGCCCTTCTGAGTTAGAGGAAGTAGGAAAGACAATTGTGAGAAATTGTGGAGCACTTCCTCTAGCCATTGTTGCTATTAGTGGACTTCTCGCCAAGTCTAGTCGAACTGTTGAATATTGGTTGTGTGTTGCTAATGATACATATGCGGCATTAAACGTGGGAGGTGATGAGCTCTGTTTGGAGATATTATCTTTAAGTTATAAGAACTTACCTGTTCATCTAAAACCATGTTTCCTGTATATGGCGATATTTCCGGAGGACCATAAGATTAGAATTTCAAGGATAGTTAATCTATGGGTAGCGGAGGGGATTCTTAAACCGAATAGATCTAGATGTTTGGAGGAAATTGCAGAGGATAATCTAAAAGATCTAATAGATAGAAATCTCATCAAGGTTCATGATTACGGGtctagaaacaaaataaaaacttgCACCATGCATGATCTCTTAAGAGAACTAGGCCTCAGGGAAGCTCAAAAGGAGAAATTTCTTTGTTACACTATGACGCATAGCCTCAACAATCATACCAGAACCTTTGATAATAATCATCGGCTTATTAGAGCACAAAGATCCATCAGAGAGTTTACAAAGCTGCATACACTGCAAAAAGTACTAAAAAGGGGTTATATATGCTCTGATGAAAATATTGTGGGTTTAGTTAACTCTAGAATATTTGATTTTAAGACTCGATATTTTCCATATTTGTTGAATAATAATTTAGAATCTATATCCCTATTATGGAATCTGCAGACTGTTACCATTGGTGGTAGTTTGAGTGAGACACCAATAAATCTACCGGCTGAATTATGGGAAATGCCACAACTCAGGCATCTAAAATGGGAACAAGGAGAGTTATATTTGCCTGATCCTCCACGCACAAACAGCAGAAATGGCAGACGAGATATTATTGTTCTGAAAAACCTGCAAACACTCTGTAAGATAAGGAATTTCAGGTGTACAGATGAGGTGGTTGTTAGAATCCCAAACTTAAAAAAACTGGGAATTACTTACTGGCTATTCCCCAGTGGCTTTGGATGGGATTACTATAAAGTTTACAATCTTGCCCATTTACGTAATCTCCAATCACTTTTCTTTGAAAGTGAAGTGAATGTGCCGCCAAATAATCTCAGGTTTCCACGTTCGCTCAAGAAGTTGACATTGAGAAGATGCGGATTGTGTTGGGAAGATTTGACGGTGGTAGGCTCGCTGCCTCATCTTGAAGCTCTCAATTTGATGGATTATGCGGTCAAAGGGCGTAAATGGAATCCTGTGGAAGGACAATTCCTTGAATTGAAGTCCTTGAGAATTTGTTTTACAGATCTTGAGGAGTGGATAGCAGACAGCTCTCACTTCCCACGCCTTGAGAAACTTCAACTCGAAAGTCTTTTTTTCTTAAAGGAAATCCCATATGGTATTGGAGAAATACCAACACTTCGATCAATTTCATTATCTTACTGTAGTGATTCAACCAATTCTTCTGCGGAGAAGATAAAAGAGGAACAACAAAACTTTGGAAATTTTGACTTTCATGTTcttgttcgtgtttgttga